In Coregonus clupeaformis isolate EN_2021a unplaced genomic scaffold, ASM2061545v1 scaf1023, whole genome shotgun sequence, a genomic segment contains:
- the LOC121559467 gene encoding uncharacterized protein LOC121559467, which translates to MVLIRAVHGAVHYPSNICLIRAVHGAVHYPSNLCLIRAVHGAVHYPSNLCLIRAVHGAVHYPSNLCLIRAVHGAVHYPSNLCLIRAVHGAVHYPSNLCLIRAVQGAVYYPSNLCLIRAVHGAVHYPSNLCLIRAVHGAVHYPSNLCLIRAVHGAVHYPSNLCLIRAVQGAVHYPSNLCLIRAVHGAVHYPSNLCLIRAVHGAVHYPSNLCLIRAVHGAVHYPSNLCLIRAVHGAVHYPSNLCLIRAVHGAVHYPSNLCLIRAVHGAVHYPSNLCLIRAVHGAVHYPSNLCLIRAVHGAVHYPSNLCLIRAVHGAVHYPKQ; encoded by the exons ATGGTTCTAATTAGAGCTGTCCACGGTGCTGTCCACTACCCTAGTAACATATGTCTAATTAGAGCTGTCCACGGTGCTGTCCACTACCCTAGTAACCTATGTCTAATTAGAGCTGTCCACGGTGCTGTCCACTACCCTAGTAACCTATGTCTAATTAGAGCTGTCCACGGTGCTGTCCACTACCCTAGTAACCTATGTCTAATTAGAGCTGTCCACGGTGCTGTCCACTACCCTAGTAACCTATGTCTAATTAGAGCTGTCCACGGTGCTGTCCACTACCCTAGTAACCTATGTCTAATTAGAGCTGTCCAGGGTGCTGTCTACTACCCTAGTAACCTATGTCTAATTAGAGCTGTCCACGGTGCTGTCCACTACCCTAGTAACCTATGTCTAATTAGAG CTGTCCACGGTGCTGTCCACTACCCTAGTAACCTATGTCTAATTAGAGCTGTCCACGGTGCTGTCCACTACCCTAGTAATCTATGTCTAATTAGAGCTGTCCAGGGTGCTGTCCACTACCCTAGTAACCTATGTCTAATTAGAGCTGTCCACGGTGCTGTCCACTACCCTAGTAACCTATGTCTAATTAGAGCTGTCCACGGTGCTGTCCACTACCCTAGTAACCTATGTCTAATTAGAGCTGTCCACGGTGCTGTCCACTACCCTAGTAACCTATGTCTAATTAGAGCTGTCCACGGTGCTGTCCACTACCCTAGTAACCTATGTCTAATTAGAGCTGTCCACGGTGCTGTCCACTACCCTAGTAACCTATGTCTAATTAGAGCTGTCCACGGTGCTGTCCACTACCCTAGTAACCTATGTCTAATTAGAGCTGTCCACGGTGCTGTCCACTACCCTAGTAACCTATGTCTAAttagagctgtccatggtgctgtccACTACCCTAGTAACCTATGTCTAATTAGAGCTGTCCACGGTGCTGTCCACTACCCTA AGCAGTAG